One Cryptomeria japonica chromosome 9, Sugi_1.0, whole genome shotgun sequence genomic window carries:
- the LOC131067751 gene encoding protein DMP6: MAASPKLLVNKKSSTEKVTDKALASAANLVKLLPTTTVLIFQVLSPALTNGGNCFTVNKYLTGFLLGICGLSCFIDSFTDSYQSEDGKIYYGFATKTGLWTFDPSISKTVDLSSYRLKFIDFVHAALSVLVFFTVAMMDTNIVNCYYPKAETNAAIVVKGLPIVVGSFCSLFFMVFPSKRHGIGYPTGT; this comes from the coding sequence ATGGCAGCGTCCCCAAAACTTTTAGTGAATAAGAAAAGTAGCACAGAAAAGGTGACGGACAAAGCATTAGCAAGCGCAGCAAATCTCGTAAAACTGCTTCCCACCACAACTGTATTGATATTTCAAGTATTATCTCCAGCATTAACAAATGGAGGTAACTGCTTCACTGTGAACAAATATCTGACCGGATTTCTGTTGGGCATCTGTGGGCTTTCCTGTTTTATCGATTCCTTTACCGACAGCTATCAGTCGGAGGATGGTAAGATCTACTATGGCTTTGCGACAAAGACTGGCTTGTGGACGTTTGATCCGTCGATTAGTAAGACTGTGGATTTGTCTTCGTACAGGCTCAAATTTATCGACTTTGTTCATGCTGCATTATCAGTTTTGGTGTTTTTTACAGTGGCTATGATGGATACCAACATTGTGAATTGTTATTATCCGAAGGCCGAGACGAATGCAGCGATAGTTGTGAAGGGCCTTCCCATCGTTGTGGGATCTTTTTGCAGCCTGTTCTTTATGGTGTTTCCCTCTAAGCGCCATGGAATTGGATATCCTACTGGAACATAA